A window from Setaria italica strain Yugu1 chromosome VIII, Setaria_italica_v2.0, whole genome shotgun sequence encodes these proteins:
- the LOC111258148 gene encoding laccase-15-like, with amino-acid sequence MKFRSSPAASAAIAIAVVFFLSAKAPPSANAAVVEHTFVVSQVKMTHLCNETLVTVVNGQFPGPAIEVTEGDSVAVHVVNKSPHNLTIHWHGVKQRMNCWADGVPMITQCPILPNQSFTYRFNVAGQEGTLWWHAHVSFLRATLHGALVIRPRRGASSYPFPKPYMEIPIIIGEWWQMDLFKADWGIKQHVIDAYYTASTINGKLGDIYNCSGAVEDGYKLDVEPGKTYLLRVINAALFAEYYLKIAGHKFTIVAADANYVTPYTTDVIAIAPGETVDALVVADAAPGRYYMVALPNQSPKPDPQSPVLITRGIVQYSNKQKPGNGVEHPSIDIPVSPEMPDQHDLMPSFYFHGNLTSLVHHPQRPRVPTRVDERLFITLGLGSICRQGHSSCERSESPDSLIVATMNNVSFQQPALEMPLLEMHYYNPDRVATMLQELPKEPPMVYNYTDPALIPLGPKEAKLEPSSEATVARRFRQGSVVEVVFQGTALLQSESNPMHLHGHDVFVLAQGEGTYDAGRDAARYNLVNPPIKNTVHVPRLGWVALRFVADNPGIWYMHCHFGFHLSMGMLALFIVEDGTTVGTSLPAPPADFPTCGHDHKLMPTELYPI; translated from the exons ATGAAGTTcaggagctcgccggcggcgtctgCAGCGATTGCCATCGCTGTGGTCTTCTTCCTCTCTGCCAAAGCACCACCATCGGCCAATGCTGCTGTCGTCGAACACACCTTTGTT GTGAGCCAGGTGAAAATGACGCACTTGTGCAACGAGACGCTGGTCACCGTTGTGAACGGGCAGTTCCCAGGCCCTGCGATAGAGGTCACAGAGGGAGACTCAGTTGCTGTTCATGTCGTCAACAAGTCACCCCACAACCTAACAATccactg GCATGGCGTGAAGCAGCGGATGAACTGTTGGGCAGATGGGGTGCCAATGATCACACAGTGCCCAATTCTACCGAACCAGAGCTTCACCTACAGGTTCAATGTTGCTGGACAGGAAGGCACACTGTGGTGGCATGCTCACGTTTCCTTCCTCCGGGCAACCTTGCACGGCGCCTTAGTCATCCGGCCGAGACGCGGGGCCAGCTCGTACCCTTTTCCGAAGCCTTACATGGAGATCCCTATCATTATAG GCGAGTGGTGGCAGATGGACCTTTTTAAGGCGGACTGGGGCATTAAGCAGCATGTGATTGATGCTTACTACACTGCATCGACAATAAACGGAAAGCTTGGAGACATCTATAACTGCTCTG GTGCCGTGGAAGATGGATACAAGCTAGATGTGGAGCCTGGGAAAACCTACCTGCTACGAGTAATCAATGCCGCGCTCTTCGCCGAGTACTACCTAAAGATTGCCGGCCACAAGTTCACGATTGTCGCGGCAGATGCCAACTATGTTACCCCCTACACCACAGATGTCATTGCCATTGCACCTGGAGAAACGGTCGATGCCCTTGTGGTCGCCGACGCAGCCCCCGGCAGATACTACATGGTAGCCCTGCCCAACCAGTCACCGAAGCCAGACCCGCAGAGCCCGGTGCTCATCACGAGAGGAATAGTACAGTATAGCAACAAGCAAAAGCCTGGCAATGGAGTGGAACATCCATCCATTGATATTCCAGTGTCACCAGAGATGCCTGACCAGCATGACCTGATGCCATCGTTCTACTTCCATGGCAACCTGACCAGCTTAGTACACCATCCTCAACGCCCACGAGTGCCAACTCGTGTTGATGAGAGATTGTTCATCACACTCGGCCTGGGCTCCATCTGCCGGCAAGGACATTCCTCGTGCGAGAGGAGTGAGAGCCCTGATTCCCTTATCGTGGCGACGATGAACAACGTCTCCTTCCAGCAACCCGCGCTAGAGATGCCATTATTGGAAATGCACTACTACAACCCCGACCGCGTGGCAACCATGCTGCAAGAGCTGCCGAAAGAGCCGCCGATGGTATACAACTACACTGATCCAGCCCTGATCCCACTGGGACCCAAGGAGGCGAAGTTGGAGCCTTCATCCGAGGCAACGGTTGCCCGGCGTTTTAGGCAAGGctcggtggtggaggtggtgttcCAAGGTACGGCGTTGTTGCAGAGCGAGTCGAACCCGATGCACCTACATGGCCATGACGTGTTTGTGCTAGCTCAGGGGGAAGGCACCTATGACGCCGGGAGGGATGCAGCAAGGTACAACCTTGTGAATCCACCCATCAAGAACACCGTGCATGTCCCGAGGCTAGGGTGGGTTGCTCTCCGGTTTGTCGCAGATAATCCAG GGATATGGTACATGCATTGCCACTTTGGTTTTCATCTGTCAATGGGCATGCTAGCATTGTTCATCGTTGAGGATGGGACGACAGTGGGCACATCCCTCCCTGCACCACCTGCGGATTTTCCGACATGTGGCCATGACCACAAACTGATGCCAACTGAATTGTACCCTATCTAA
- the LOC105915000 gene encoding laccase-15 translates to MKCWSLPGASAAMAIGVVFFLYAIVPPAAMAAVVEHTFVVSQVKMTHLCNETLVTVVNGQFPGPAIEVTEGDSVTVHVVNESPYNLTIHWHGVKQRLNCWADGVPMITQCPILPNQNFTYRFNVAGQEGTLWWHAHVSFLRASVHGALIIRPRRGASSYPFPKPYKEIPIIIGEWWQMDLARADWAIAHSVDVYFGASTINGKLGDLYNCSGALEDGYMLDVEPGKTYLLRIVNAALFAEYYLKIAGHKFTVVAADANYVSPYTTDVIAIAPGETVDALVVADAAPGRYYMVALPNQSPEPDPQSPVLITRGILQYRNVQEALGDSSSSEMAVAPEMPDDQDLLTSFYFHRNLTSLHHPQRPLVPTRVDEHLFITLSLGSICRRGQSCKRGGSDETFTVATMNNVSFQQPAVATPLLELHYYNTNSMDMLQDLPDKPPMVFNYTDQALIPPGPKEAKLEPTSKATVARRFRQGSVVEVVFQGTALLQSESNPMHLHGHDVFVLAQGEGLYDAARDTAWYNLVNPPIRNTVHVPRLGWVAIRFVADNPGIWYMHCHFEFHMTMGMVGLFIVEDGPTVDTSLPAPPADFPSCGHI, encoded by the exons ATGAAGTGCTGGAGCTTGCCCGGCGCATCTGCGGCAATGGCCATTGGTGTCGTCTTCTTCCTCTATGCCATTGTTCCACcagcggccatggccgccgttGTCGAACACACCTTTGTT GTGAGCCAGGTGAAAATGACGCACTTATGCAACGAGACGCTGGTAACTGTGGTGAACGGGCAGTTCCCGGGGCCGGCGATAGAGGTCACAGAGGGAGACTCGGTGACCGTCCATGTCGTCAACGAGTCACCCTACAACTTAACAATCCACTG GCATGGGGTGAAGCAGCGGCTCAACTGTTGGGCAGACGGGGTGCCAATGATCACCCAGTGCCCCATTCTACCAAACCAGAACTTCACCTATAGATTCAATGTTGCTGGACAGGAAGGCACATTGTGGTGGCATGCTCATGTTTCCTTCCTCCGGGCTTCCGTGCACGGCGCCTTGATCATCCGGCCGAGACGTGGGGCCAGCTCGTACCCATTTCCGAAGCCTTACAAGGAGATCCCCATCATTATAG GTGAGTGGTGGCAGATGGACCTTGCGCGGGCAGACTGGGCAATAGCTCACAGCGTCGATGTTTACTTCGGTGCATCGACGATAAATGGAAAGCTTGGAGATCTTTACAACTGCTCCG GCGCCTTGGAAGATGGATACATGCTAGATGTGGAGCCTGGCAAAACCTACCTGCTAAGGATAGTGAACGCTGCTCTCTTCGCCGAGTACTACCTGAAGATCGCCGGACACAAGTTCACGGTGGTCGCCGCAGACGCCAACTACGTTAGCCCCTACACCACGGACGTCATCGCCATTGCACCCGGCGAGACGGTGGATGCCCTTGTGGTCGCCGACGCAGCCCCCGGCAGATACTACATGGTAGCCCTGCCCAACCAGTCGCCGGAGCCGGACCCACAGAGCCCAGTGTTGATCACCAGAGGAATATTGCAGTATCGCAACGTACAAGAAGCACTAGGCGATAGTTCATCAAGTGAAATGGCAGTGGCACCTGAGATGCCTGACGATCAAGACCTGCTGACATCGTTCTACTTCCATAGGAACCTGACCAGCCTACACCATCCGCAGCGCCCGCTGGTGCCGACGCGAGTTGATGAGCACTTGTTCATCACACTCAGTCTGGGCTCCATCTGCCGGCGAGGACAGTCCTGCAAGAGGGGTGGCAGCGATGAGACCTTTACGGTGGCGACCATGAACAACGTCTCCTTCCAGCAACCAGCGGTGGCGACGCCACTACTGGAGCTACACTACTACAACACCAACAGCATGGACATGCTGCAAGATCTCCCGGACAAGCCGCCGATGGTGTTCAACTACACCGACCAAGCCCTGATCCCACCAGGACCCAAGGAGGCAAAGCTGGAGCCGACATCGAAGGCGACAGTTGCAAGGCGTTTCAGGCAAGGctcggtggtggaggtggtgttcCAGGGTACGGCGTTGTTGCAGAGTGAGTCGAACCCGATGCACCTACACGGGCATGATGTGTTCGTGCTCGCTCAGGGGGAAGGCCTTTACGATGCAGCAAGGGATACGGCATGGTACAATCTTGTGAATCCGCCCATCAGGAACACTGTGCATGTCCCAAGGCTTGGGTGGGTCGCTATCCGCTTTGTTGCGGACAATCCAG GGATATGGTACATGCATTGCCATTTCGAGTTTCATATGACGATGGGCATGGTGGGATTGTTCATCGTAGAGGATGGACCAACTGTGGACACATCCCTCCCTGCACCTCCTGCGGATTTTCCATCATGTGGCCATATCTAA
- the LOC101779828 gene encoding putative laccase-18: MGKISMAASILWLALVALAVVGEAAIVEHTFVVHEMNMTHLCNSTKVYVVNGQLPGPQLDVVDGDTVVVHLVNELPHGVTIHWHGVRQLRSCWADGAGYVTECPVAPGGNRTYRFDVSGQVGTLWWHAHVTCLRASVHGAIVVRPKDGRYPFPTPARDVPIVIGEWWTLDLVELDRRNLDGNFEDDPLSATLNGKLGDLSNCSGVPEESFVLDVEPGKTYLLRFINTALFSEYFFKVAGHTFTVVGADANYLTPFRTDMVTISPGETMDVLMVADAPPGLYHMTAVANQPPPPDLQIRALTSRGLVRYAGVRADNGGAPVPAPLMPGQHDTMPSYYFRGNFTGLAFPSRHRVPAHVDERLFVTLGLGSICRGGKKDCKLRRSNETITVATMNNVSFHHQTAASLLERHYDGTGEGLYTEDFPDRPPRPYNYTNMDLIPVGPLEEVLEPTTKAIRVRRFKYNSSVEIVFQSTALLQSDPNPMHLHGHDFFVLAQGLGNFDPKKDVKKFNYHNPQIRNTVHVPRVGWTAIRFIADNPGMWYLHCHFEFHIVMGMATAFIVEDGPTPETSLPPPPADFKRCGTNGFSKP, from the exons ATGGGGAAGATCTCCATGGCGGCATCCATCCTCTGGCTGGCCCTTGTCGCCCTGGCCGTCGTCGGCGAGGCGGCCATCGTCGAGCACACCTTTGTT GTGCATGAGATGAACATGACCCACCTGTGCAACTCGACCAAGGTCTACGTGGTCAACGGTCAGCTCCCCGGCCCACAGCTGgacgtcgtcgacggcgacacGGTGGTCGTCCACCTCGTCAACGAGCTCCCACACGGCGTCACCATCCACTGGCACGGCGTCCGGCAGCTCCGGAGCTGCTGGGCCGACGGCGCCGGCTACGTCACCGAGTGCCCCGTCGCCCCCGGCGGCAACCGCACCTACCGCTTCGACGTCTCCGGCCAGGTGGGCACGCTGTGGTGGCACGCCCACGTGACCTGCCTCCGCGCCAGCGTCCATGGCGCCATCGTCGTCCGCCCCAAGGACGGCAGGTACCCgttcccgaccccggcgagggACGTGCCCATCGTCATCGGCGAGTGGTGGACGCTAGACCTCGTCGAGCTCGACCGCCGGAATCTCGACGGCAACTTCGAGGACGACCCGCTGTCGGCGACCCTCAACGGGAAGCTCGGCGATCTCAGCAACTGCTCCGGCGTACCGGAGGAGAGCTTCGTGCTCGACGTCGAGCCCGGCAAGACCTACCTGCTTCGGTTCATCAACACGGCGCTCTTCTCCGAGTACTTCTTCAAGGTCGCCGGCCACACGTTCACGGTGGTCGGCGCCGACGCCAACTACCTGACGCCGTTCCGGACGGACATGGTGACCATCTCCCCTGGCGAGACCATGGACGTGCTCATGGTcgccgacgcgccgccgggACTCTACCACATGACCGCCGTCGCCAaccagccgccaccgccggacctGCAGATCCGCGCGCTGACCTCCCGCGGCCTGGTGCGCTACGCCGGCGTGCGCGCCGACAACGGCGGCGCCCCCGTGCCGGCGCCCCTCATGCCCGGCCAGCACGACACCATGCCGTCCTACTACTTCCGCGGCAACTTCACGGGGCTCGCGTTCCCGTCGCGCCACCGCGTTCCGGCGCACGTCGACGAGCGCCTCTTCGTCACGCTAGGGCTCGGCTCCATCTGCCGCGGCGGCAAGAAGGACTGCAAGCTCCGCCGGAGCAACGAGACCATCACGGTGGCGACCATGAACAACGTCTCCTTCCACCACCAGACGGCGGCGTCGCTGCTCGAGCGCCACTACGACGGCACCGGCGAGGGCCTGTACACGGAGGACTTCCCGgaccggccgccgcggccgtacAACTACACCAACATGGACCTGATCCCGGTCGGGCCGCTGGAGGAGGTGCTCGAGCCGACGACCAAGGCGATCAGGGTCCGGCGGTTCAAGTACAACTCGTCGGTGGAGATCGTGTTCCAGAGCACGGCGCTGCTGCAGAGCGACCCCAACCCCATGCACCTCCATGGACACGACTTCTTCGTGCTCGCGCAGGGGCTCGGCAACTTCGACCCCAAGAAGGACGTCAAGAAGTTCAACTACCACAACCCGCAGATCAGGAACACCGTGCACGTGCCAAGGGTAGGCTGGACCGCAATTCGCTTCATCGCAGACAATCCAG GGATGTGGTATTTGCATTGCCACTTTGAGTTCCACATCGTCATGGGCATGGCGACGGCGTTCATCGTGGAGGATGGGCCGACGCCTGAGACGAgcctgccaccaccgccagcggACTTCAAGAGATGCGGCACCAATGGTTTCAGTAAGCCTTAG
- the LOC101779436 gene encoding laccase-19 has protein sequence MAAKAMAASFFLCVALAAALAATASVGEAAVVEHTFVVHEMNVTHLCNTTKIYVVNGQLPGPALDVTDGDTVVVHIVNRLEHGLTIHWHGVRQIRSCWADGAGFVTECPIPPGGEHTYRFNVTGQVGTLWWHAHVTCLRATINGAIIIRPKDGKYPFPTPAKDLPIIIGEWWQLDLIELDRRMADGNFDDNPLSATINGKLGDLSNCSGVPEESFVLDVERGKSYLLRIINTALFSEYYFKVAGHTFTVVGADGNYLTPFETDMITVAPGETIDVLMTANAPPAHYHMIALANQPPEPDPQIPVFISRGLVRYAGVRGDNNGLPVPVPLMPSQHNTMPSYYFHGNLTGLAYPERHRVPMHVDERFFITLGLGSLCRGGKKVCKRRRSNETIVVATMNNVSFHHPTTTSLLERYYDGTGKGVYTEDFPEKPPHPYNYTNRDLIPPGPLEEALEPTFKATKLRRFKYNTSVEIVFQSTALLQSDSNPMHLHGYDFFVLAQGLGNFNPKRDVKKFNYHNPQLRNTVQVPRTGWAAVRFVTDNPGMWYLHCHFEFHIVMGMATAFIVEDGPTPETSLPPPPPEFKRCGANGLTRP, from the exons ATGGCTGCCAAAGCCATGGcggcctccttcttcctctgcgtggccctcgccgccgccctcgccgccacaGCTTCCGTCGGTGAggccgccgtcgtcgagcaCACCTTTGTT GTGCACGAGATGAACGTGACCCACCTCTGCAACACGACCAAGATCTACGTGGTGAACGGGCAGTTACCGGGCCCGGCACTCGATGTCACCGACGGCGACACGGTGGTCGTCCACATCGTCAACCGGCTGGAGCACGGCCTGACCATCCACTGGCACGGCGTGCGGCAGATCCGGAGCTGCTGGGCCGACGGCGCCGGGTTCGTCACCGAGTGCCCCATCCCTCCCGGCGGCGAACACACCTACCGCTTCAACGTCACCGGCCAGGTCGGCACGCTGTGGTGGCACGCCCACGTCACCTGCCTCCGCGCCACCATCAATGGCGCCATCATCATCCGCCCCAAGGACGGCAAGTACCCGTTCCCGACCCCCGCCAAGGACCTGCCCATCATCATCGGCGAGTGGTGGCAGCTCGACCTCATCGAGCTCGACCGGAGGATGGCCGATGGTAACTTCGACGACAACCCGCTCTCGGCCACCATCAACGGGAAGCTCGGCGACCTCAGCAACTGCTCTGGCGTGCCGGAGGAGAGCTTCGTGCTCGACGTGGAGCGCGGCAAGAGCTACCTGCTGCGGATCATCAACACGGCGCTCTTCTCCGAGTACTACTTCAAGGTCGCTGGCCACACATTCACGGTGGTCGGCGCCGATGGCAACTACCTGACACCGTTCGAGACAGACATGATCACCGTCGCGCCGGGAGAGACCATTGACGTGCTGATGACCGCCAACGCCCCGCCGGCGCACTACCACATGATCGCGCTCGCCAACCAGCCACCGGAGCCCGACCCGCAGATCCCGGTGTTCATCTCCCGTGGCCTCGTCCGCTACGCCGGCGTGCGCGGCGACAACAATGGCCTCCCCGTGCCGGTGCCCCTCATGCCCAGCCAGCACAACACCATGCCGTCCTATTACTTCCACGGCAACCTCACCGGACTGGCGTACCCGGAGCGCCACCGCGTTCCGATGCACGTCGACGAGCGATTCTTTATCACGTTGGGGCTGGGATCCCTCTGCCGTGGCGGCAAGAAGGTGTGCAAGCGCCGCCGAAGCAATGAGACCATTGTGGTGGCCACCATGAACAACGTCTCCTTCCACCACCCCACCACCACATCCTTGCTCGAGCGCTACTACGACGGCACCGGCAAGGGCGTGTACACGGAGGACTTCCCGGAGAAGCCGCCGCATCCGTACAACTACACGAACAGGGACCTGATCCCACCGGGGCCGCTCGAGGAGGCGCTGGAGCCGACGTTCAAGGCGACCAAGCTCCGGCGGTTCAAGTACAACACGTCGGTGGAGATCGTGTTCCAGAGCACGGCGCTGCTGCAGAGCGACTCCAACCCCATGCATCTCCATGGATACGACTTCTTCGTGCTCGCGCAGGGGCTCGGCAACTTCAATCCCAAGAGGGACGTCAAGAAGTTCAACTACCACAACCCGCAGCTCAGGAACACCGTGCAGGTTCCCAGGACAGGATGGGCTGCCGTTCGCTTCGTCACAGACAATCCAG GGATGTGGTACTTGCATTGCCACTTTGAGTTCCACATTGTGATGGGTATGGCGACAGCGTTCATCGTTGAGGATGGGCCGACACCCGAGACGAgcctccctccaccgccgcctgaATTCAAGAGATGTGGCGCCAATGGTCTCACTCGACCATAG